The DNA sequence TCAGCGAGTTTCTACGCGGCTGGGTATTAACTGGCTTCCCCTGGCTGCAATTTGGTTATACACAAATCGATGGCCCACTGCGTGGTATCGCCCCGTTGACCGGGGTTGAAGGCATTACCTTTTTACTGGTCATTATTACCGGGCTTTTGGCGTATTCATGCTGTCAGCGTCGTCCCGCAGCAATACTGGCAGCTCTCGCACTGCTGGTTTTACCCTGGCCTTTGCGACAAATTCACTGGAGCCAGCCGCTGCCGAAACAGACAATTAACGTTGCCCTGGTGCAGGGTAACATTGCGCAATCACTGAAGTGGGAAGCGGGTCACTTACAAAAAACACTGAGAGACTACCTGGCACTGAGCGAACCTTTTCTCGGTAAGGCATCTCTTATTGTATGGCCTGAATCAGCTATTCCTGATCTTGAAAGCAATCAGCAGCGTTTTCTGCATAATATTGACCAGAGCTTTCGCACCGGTGGCAGCACGCTGATTACTGGCATAGTGGATGCTCGTGCCGGTAACAATCAGTATGACGATTACTATAACTCGGTTATCGTAGTGGGTGATAAAACGGATTACCGTTATGGCAACAGTAACCGGTATGAAAAAAATCACCTGGTGCCTTTTGGTGAGTTTGTTCCGCTTGACTGGCTACTGCGCCCACTTGCACCTTTTTTTGATTTGCCTATGTCCGCGTTCAGTCGTGGGGCTTACCAGCAACCTGCTTTACATGCCGCAGGGCTGAATCTGACCACCGCAATCTGTTATGAAATAATTCTGGGTCAACAGGTAAGAGACAACTTCACGCCGGACACTAATTTGTTGTTAACCGTTTCTAATGACGCCTGGTTTGGTCACTCTATCGGTCCCTGGCAACATTTTCAGATGGCCAGAATGCGTGCAGTTGAACTGAGTCGCCCACTGTTACGCTCCACCAATAATGGCATCACCACTGTCGTTGGTCCACAAGGTGAAATTGAAAAACAAGTTCCCCAGTTCTCTGCACAGGTACTGGAAAGTAGGGTGACCCCCACCACGGGTATGACACCTTATGCCCGCTACGGTAATAACCTTATTTGGCTAATCACGATATGCTTCGCGCTTTGCGCCGTCGTTTTACGCTTTCGCTATCGCCGCTAATCCCCTCCCGGCTAAAAGCCGGGGGGATCGCTACTTATTGCTATCCTTGCCCTGTTTTTCACATAAGATAATTCCTGGCATGATGATTGCAATGTATTTCAGCCTATGACTGTTCCCGGCAAAACGGGAAACATGATCATTGTTATGCTCCAAAAGCGAACATTCACCGCACTAAATGGGTGCATTGAAATTTTTTTGCTCATTTTTAGGGCATTGCAGTTTGCCAGTTAACTGGCTATTGTGTAACCACATCCAGTGATTTGTCACAACGTACTGGCATGTAAAATTAACTTATGATTACGACACTCAAAGGTGTCAGAATGAAGGAGTGAGGAAATGCAGATACGCAAAGCAACTCTATCAGTACTGCTACTGGCGGCCATCGCCGGTGCTGCGCATGCAGAGGAACTCAACGGCACGCTGAAAAAAATCAATGATACCGGCGTCATCGTAGTGGGACACCGTGAATCTTCTGTACCTTTCTCTTACTATGACAATAGCCAAAAAGTAGTGGGTTACTCTCAGGAATACTCAAATGCTATCGTTGATGCAGTCAAAAAGCAGCTGAACAAACCTGACCTGCAGGTTAAATTACTACCAGTAACCTCACAAAATCGCATTCCTTTATTACAGAATGGCACTTACGATTTCGAGTGTGGTTCAACTACCAACAACCTGGAGCGTCAGCAGCAGGCCGCTTTCTCTGACACCATTTTTGTTGTAGGTACTCGTCTGTTAGTGAAAAAAGGGTCACCGATCAAAGATTTTGATGATCTTAAGGGCAAGACTGTTGTGGTGACATCCGGGACAACATCTGAAATTTTACTGAATAAGTTAAATGACGAAAGCAAAGCGGAAATGCGGATCATCAGCGCTAAAGATCACGGTGACTCTTTCCGTACTCTGGAAAGTGGCCGCGCTGTCGCCTTTATGATGGATGATGCGCTTCTGGCCGGAGAGCGTGCCAAGGCGAAGAAACCGGAACAATGGGAAATCGTTGGTACACCTCGTTCTAAAGAAGCATATGGCTGCATGCTGCGTAAAGATGACCCCGAATTTAAAAAATTGGTCGATACCACGATAGCTACTGCACAAACCTCAGGTGAAGCGGAAAAATGGTTTACACGCTGGTTCACTCAACCGATTCCACCAAAAAATCTCAACATGAATTTTGCTCTCTCGGATGATATGAAAGAAACATTCAAGTCACCGAATGATCGCGCATTATAATAAGGTACAACAACTGTTATAACCTTCTGTTTTTAGTGAAAAAGCCGTTTACGGCCCGATGTCAGGTGTCTTCGCTCAGGATACGCAGAGCAAGCGCCTGGCATCATTGTTTAGGGTGCATTATCACCCTTATTGAGTGGAGTTTTTATGTCTATCGATTGGAACTGGGGAATCTTCCTTCAGCAAGCCCCCTTCGGTAATACCACCTACCTGGGATGGTTATGGGATGGATTCAAAGTCACTATCGCGGTATCACTCTGTGCATGGATTATTGCTTTCTTTGTCGGATCATTGATCGGTATTTTACGTACCGTACCTAACCGTCTGTTATCAACAGTGGCAACCTGCTATGTTGAGCTGTTCCGTAACATACCACTGATTGTACAATTTTTTATTTGGTATTTGGTGATCCCGGAACTCCTGCCTGAGACGCTCAGTGTCTGGTTTAAATCCGAACTTGATCCGAATATCCAGTTTTTCACCTGCTCAGTATTGTGCCTCGGTTTATTTACTGCTGCGCGCGTCTGTGAGCAGGTTCGCGCCGCCATTCAGTCTCTGCCCAGAGGTCAAATGAACGCAGGTCTGGCAATGGGCCTCACCATACCGCAAACCTATCGCTACGTCCTGTTGCCAAACGCTTACCGGGTGATTGTGCCCCCAATGACGTCAGAAATGCTGAATATGGTCAAAAACTCCGCTATCGCTTCCACTATCGGTTTGATGGATATGGCAGCTCAGGCGGGTAAACTGCTGGACTACTCTGCACACGCTTACGAATCCTTTACCGCCATTACCCTCGCCTATGTGGCTATCAATCTGGTGGTGATGTTGATAATGAGTGTTGTAGAACGTCTTGTTCGGTTACCTGGCGGCATGGGAGGAAAATAATCATGCATGAGTTCGACTGGAGCACAATTATTCCAAACCTTCCATACCTGTTAAACGGGATGGTTATCACGCTCAAAATTACGCTGACAGCGATACTTGTTGGTATCCTGTGGGGTACGCTGCTGGCAGTAATGCGTCTGTCATCGATCAAACCCATCAGTTGGTTCGCCAGATTATATGTCAATCTGTTCCGCTCAGTGCCACTGGTAATGGTGTTACTCTGGTTTTACCTCGTTGTACCCGGTTTTTTACAGAATGTACTTGGCTTATCACCGAAAAATGATATCCGACTTATTTCAGCGATGGTCGCCTTCTCGCTGTTTGAGGCGGCATATTATTCAGAAATTATCCGCGCCGGTATCATCAGTATAGCGAAAGGACAAGGTAACGCCGCACTGGCATTGGGTATGACGCAATGGCAATCAATGAGCCTGGTTATTTTACCGCAGGCATTCCGTGCCATGGTCCCGCTGCTTTTGACTCAGGGTATCGTGCTGTTTCAGGATACCTCGCTGGTTTATGTACTCAGTCTTGCCGACTTCTTCAGAACTGCAGACACCATTGGTATCAATAACGGCACAGAAATAGAAATGGTACTTTTCGCTGGCGCTGTTTATTTTGTTATTAGCCTCAGCGCATCGTTGCTGGTGAGCTACTTTAAGAAAAAAAGGACCGTATAAATGATAATCCTGAAAAATATTTCAAAATGGTATGGTCACTTCCGGGTACTGACCGATTGCACAACTGACTTGAAAAAGGGTGAAGTTGTGGTTGTGTGCGGCCCTTCCGGTTCAGGGAAATCAACACTGATAAAAACCGTTAATGGTCTGGAACCAATACAAGAAGGCACGATTGAGGTTAATGGCGTCGCCGTCAACGATAAACGTACCAATCTGGCACAATTACGTTCACGGGTAGGCATGGTTTTCCAACATTTTGAGCTGTTTCCTCACCTGAGTATTGTCGATAATCTGACTCTGGCACAAGTGAAAGTGTTGAAACGAGATAAAGAAAAAGCGCGTAAAAAGGGGCTGGCATTACTTGAGCGTGTTGGGCTGCTCAACCACGCTAACAAATTTCCCGGACAGTTATCAGGAGGACAGCAACAACGCGTCGCCATCGCACGTGCGTTGTCGATGGACCCGGTAGCCATGCTATTTGATGAGCCTACTTCTGCACTCGATCCGGAAATGATCAACGAAGTGCTGGATGTGATGGTCGAGCTGGCAAATGAAGGAATGACCATGATGGTTGTTACTCATGAAATGGGCTTTGCCCGTAAAGTCGCCCATCGGGTCATTTTCATGGATGAAGGTAAAATTGTTGAAGATTCACCAAAAGATGCCTTTTTCAACAATCCGCAATCTGAGCGTGCAAAAGACTTCCTCGCCAAAATTTTGCACTAAACACGTCTGTTCCCCGGGAAGGCCTCCCTTCCCGGTTTCCCTGAAATTGAATCAAAAACCATTTTATCTGCACGATACTTTTCCCGTCACTGGGAGCTGTCTGCGCGTAACCAGATCTCAGCTGCGTCTTAATTCCACACCCTCGTAAAAAAGCAAGAACAATGCGGTAAACCGGACGTCATAATGAAACGGATGAAAGAAAATAGCACCATTCTTCCACTTTCTTCGTATCCGGTGTAAAGAGAAGGACTGTTCCTGTTGTTGCGCTGGTTGCTTATCAGCTATGCTATGCAGATCACAATGCAATCAAAAAACGACTACCCGGCTGTGATTAACCAGCCAGCGCTGCAAGTGCGTTATACCGGAGTCGCGACATCAATTAAGGATCACTGGCCGTCATGCAAGAGCAATATCGCCCGGAAGAGATAGAATCCCACGTTCAACAACACTGGGATGAAAAAAAGACATTTCAAGTGACTGAAGAGGAAGGCAAAGAGAAGTATTACTGCCTTTCAATGTTGCCTTATCCTTCCGGCCGCCTCCATATGGGGCATGTGCGCAATTACACCATCGGTGATGTCATCTCACGTTATCAGCGTATGCTGGGTAAGAATGTACTACAGCCCATCGGCTGGGATGCATTTGGCCTGCCAGCCGAGGGCGCGGCTGTAAAAAACAATACAGCACCTGCACCCTGGACTTACGAGAATATTGACTACATGAAAAACCAGCTGAAACTGCTGGGTTTTGGCTATGACTGGAGCCGGGAACTTGCCACCTGCCGCCCGGAATATTACAAATGGGAGCAGTGGTTTTTCACTAAATTGTATGAAAAAGGTCTGGTGTATAAAAAAACCTCTGCGGTGAACTGGTGTCCGAATGACCAGACCGTGCTGGCAAATGAGCAGGTGATCGATGGCTGCTGCTGGCGCTGTGATACCGTAGTCGAACGCAAAGAGATACCGCAATGGTTTATCAAAATCACCGACTATGCTGAAGAGTTGCTGGCTGACCTCGACACTCTTGAGAGCTGGCCTGAGCAGGTAAAAACCATGCAACGCAATTGGATTGGTCGCTCTGAAGGGGTTGAGATCACATTTGCTGTTGAACAGAGCAGTGAAAAACTGACCGTTTATACCACGCGTCCTGACACTTTTATGGGTGCCACCTACCTTGCTGTCGCTGCCGGACATCCTCTGGCTATACAAGCCGCATCGTCACAACCCGCGCTGGCGGATTTTCTCGCTGAGTGCCGTAATACCAAAGTGGCTGAAGCCGATATGGCGACCATGGAAAAGAAAGGGATGGCAACGGGGTTGTTCGCTATACATCCCCTGACCGGGGAGAAATTACCCGTCTGGCTGGCTAACTTTGTTTTGATGGAATACGGCACGGGGGCCGTGATGGCAGTACCGGCTCACGATCAACGTGACTGGGAGTTTGCCAGCCGCTACGCGCTCTCAATCAAACCCGTTATCCTGAACAGTGAAAACGAAGAGCCTGATGTTACGGCTGCTGCGATGACTGAAAAAGGGACACTGTTCAATTCGGGTGAGTTCACTGGCCTGAGTAATCAGGATGGTTTTAATGCCATTGCTGACAAGCTGCAAAGTCTGGGTGTGGGTGAGCGTAAGGTCAATTATCGTCTGCGCGACTGGGGCGTTTCCCGTCAGCGCTACTGGGGGGCACCGATTCCAATGGTGACTCTCGAAGATGGCTCAGTAATACCGACCCCGGAAGATCAGTTACCAGTGATTTTACCGGAAGATGTGGTAATGGATGGGATCAATAGCCCGATAAAAGCCGACCCTGAATGGGCTAAAACCACGGTTAACGGAAAACCTGCTTTCCGTGAAACAGATACCTTCGATACTTTTATGGAATCCTCCTGGTATTATGCGCGCTATACCTGTCCGGATTTCGATAAAGGAATGCTCGATCCCGCCGCGGCTAACTACTGGTTGCCGGTTGACCAATATGTCGGTGGAATCGAACATGCCATTATGCATCTGCTCTATTTCCGTTTCTTCCACAAACTGCTGCGCGATGCCGGACTGGTCAACTCTGATGAACCAGCAAAACGCCTGTTATGCCAGGGGATGGTGTTAGCTGACGCGTTTTATTACACCGGAAGTAATGGTGAGAGAAACTGGGTTTCGCCTGCCGATGTCACGGTAGAGCGTGACGAAAAAGGACGTATCACACATGCTCATGACAGCGCCGGAAATACACTGGTGTATGCGGGAATGAGTAAAATGTCCAAGTCAAAAAATAACGGTATCGACCCTCAGGTTATGGTTGAACGTTATGGTGCGGATACTGTACGTCTGTTTATGATGTTTGCTTCCCCCGCCGATATGACCCTTGAGTGGCAGGAGTCTGGTGTTGAGGGAGCTAACCGTTTCCTTAAGCGTGTATGGCGTCTGGTGTACGAGCATCTCGCGGCAGCACAACCGTTGGTATCCGTGGTTCAGCCTGAACTGAACGATGCCCAAAAGGCCTTGCGCCGTGACCTGCATAAAACGATTGCTAAAGTGACTGATGATATAGGTCGCCGTCAGACGTTTAACACGGCCATTGCGGCTATTATGGAACTGATGAACAAACTGATCCGCGCACCGCAGGAGCATCCGACAGACTATGCGCTAATGCATGAAGCCCTGCTAGCGGTAACACGTCTGCTCTATCCCTTCACCCCCCATGTCAGCTTTACTTTATGGCAGGCATTGGCAGCCGAAGGGGACATTGATCATGCTGTATGGCCGGTTGCTGATGAGCAGGCGATGGTAGAAGACAGCGTGCTGGTTGTGGTACAAGTCAACGGCAAAGTTCGAGCTAAAATCACCGTGCCGGTTGATGCCAGCCAGGAGCAGGTACAGGCTTGTGCCGCAGAAGAGTATCTGGTAGCTAAATATCTGGAAGGTGTCACTGTGCGTAAAGTGATTTATGTTCCAGGTAAGTTGCTTAATCTGGTTGTAGGCTGATATCAGGAGGCGTTGTGAGACAGCCCATTATAGCTCTGTGTATATGCATGACACTGCTGATCAGCGGGTGTAATTTCCACTTACGTGGTACCACGGCGATTCCGACTGAAATGAAATCGATGATTATCGATACGCCGGATCCTTACGGGCCACTAGCGAGAAGTGTGCGTCAGGCATTACGTCTGAACAACGTCACCCTGATTGATAATCCGGGGCTACGCAAAGATGTTCCCTCTTTGCGTTTACTCGGTGAAAACCAGGGACGCGATACTGCGTCTATTTTCCAGGATGGAAAAACGGCGGAATATTCGTTGTACATGACGATCAATGCCCAGGTCTTGCTGCCGAACAAGGGGATCTATCCGCTCACGGCTACCGTCTATCGTTCATTCTTTGATAACCCTCTCGCTGCACTGGCAAAAGATGCAGAGCAGAACATTGTTATCGATGAAATGCGTTCGCAGGCGGTACAACAGCTGGTACGTAAACTGTTAGCGGTTCATGCTGCTGAAAGTGATACAAAATTCAGTCAGCAGGAAGCATCTCCGACGGCGCCCACAGGCGGTAATCGGACATCGGTACTGACGAACACCTCTTACGCCAAATGATCAAACTTCCCGCAGGGCAGTTGGCTGCGCAGCTTCGTGAGGGGCTGCGCAGTTGTTATCTGCTCACTGGCAATGATCCTTTATTGTTACAGGAAGCCCAGGACCAGATACGCCAGCAGGGTCGTGAAAATGGGTTTGACGAACATATTACCTTCGCTATTGAGCCCAATACTGACTGGAATGAGGTATTTTCGCATTGTCACTCACTGAGTCTGTTTTCTTCCCGACAAAGTTTGTTATTAATCTTCCCTGAAAGTGGCCTCTCGGCACCTATTGCCTCACAGTTAGAAAAGCTGACGACACAGTTGCATGATGATCTGCTGCTCATTTTACGTATCACCAAGGTGAGTAAAGCACAGGAAAACAGCCACTGGTTCAAATCCCTGCCTGCACACAGCGTTCAGGTAATTTGTCAGACACCGGATCACGCCCAGTTACCTCGCTGGGTTGCTCAGCGTGTCCGGCAGAAAGGTATGACCATTGACGATGAAGCCATACGTCTGCTTTGTTACTGCTATGAGGGAAATTTACTCGGGTTATCTCAAGCCCTGGAGCGTCTGTCGTTGCTGTGGCCTGATGGTAAGCTCAGCCTGCTGCGCGTTGAACAGGATATCAACGATGCCGCGCACTTCACACCCTTTCAGTGGGTAGATGCTCTTCTGGAAGGCAAAGCGAAGCGTGCTTTACATATTCTGCGTCAGATGAAGGCACAGGATGAAGAGCCGCTGATATTACTGCGCACGGTACAACGTGAAGTGATGTTGCTGATAACGCTGCAAACGCATCGTCACTCGCTCCCTTTACGCCAGCTGTTTGACCAACATCGTGTCTGGCAGAATCGTCGTCCGATGCTGGAAAATGCACTATCACGCCTGACAATCACCCATATTACACGGGCGGTCGCTTTGCTGACGACGATTGAATTGACGCTGAAACAGGATTATGGGCACACCGTATGGCAGGAACTGGAAGCTCTCTCACTCTTGCTCACTCAGGCTTTGCCAACCGGAGTCTTAGATGACTATTGAGTCACCACCGCTCTACGCACTTTTTGGTGGTACTTTTGACCCTATTCACTATGGACACCTGGTGCCACTGGAAACGCTGGCGGTTCAGCTTAAGGTAGAAAAAGTGATTCTGCTGCCGAACAATATTCCCCCTCACCGTCCGCAACCTCAGGCCAGTATAGCACAACGTATTGAAATGATCAGACGAGCCATCGCAGGTAATCCGCTGTTTTCGGTCGATTTACGTGAAATGCAACGCAGCACACCTTCATGGACAGTGGAAACATTGCGCGATCTGCGGGGTGAAATTGGTAGCCAACAGCCTCTTGCCTTTATCATTGGTCAGGACTCCCTGCTCTCTCTCCCCAGCTGGCACCAATGGCACAAATTACTCGATTATTGTCATCTTGTAGTTTGTCAGCGCCCCGGTTATCCCTCTGTTATATCTGACCCTCTCCTTGAATCATGGCTGGAGAAACACCGGGTATCGTGTGCAGGCTCACTCCACACTGCTGCGGCAGGACATATCTACCTCGCGCATACGCCATTACTGGCCATCTCCTCAACTGAGATTCGCCAGCGTCTGGCACACGGAGAAAATTGTCACACCCTGCTTCCCGCCTCAGTCATCGATTTTATCCGGGAGCAGCGCTTATATCGCAATCCTCCACGTTAATGCTATACTGCGCGGCTTATTTTCCGGCCTTTCAGATCACTGAATTCGGCCATACCTCACATCAAAGGAGAACCTTTTGCAGGGTCAAACACTCCAAGAGTTCATCGTCGATAAACTCGACGATTTGAAGGGACAACAGATCATCACAATCGATGTCCGTGGTAAGTCCAGTATTACAGATTGTATGGTGATATGCAGTGGCACTTCGTCACGCCATATTGCCTCACTGGCAGACAATTTGATTCAACAATCCCGATTAGTGGGCCTGAAACCCTCAGGTAGCGACAGTGAAATGGCTGGTGACTGGGTCATTGTTGATTTTGGTGATGTGATTGTGCATGTCATGCAGGAAGAGAGTCGTCTTCTTTACGAACTGGAGAAACTGTGGAGTTAATGGCGTGAAGTTACAGTTGGTGGCTGTTGGCACCAAAATGCCAGAGTGGGTCAAAACCGGGTTCATGACTTACTTACGCCGCTTTCCTAAAGATATGCCGCTGGAGCTGACAGAGATCCCGGCAGGAAAACGGGGCAAAAATGCGGACATCAAACGTATCCTGGAAAAAGAGGGAGAGTTGATGCTGGCAGCTGTAGAGAAAGGCAACCGAATTGTTACTCTGGATATTCCCGGACAACCGTGGGAGACACCTCAACTGGCAACGCAACTGGAGCGCTGGAAACTGGATGGACGAGATGTCAGTTTTCTGATTGGTGGTCCGGAAGGGTTATCACCTGCCTGTAAAGCAGCGGCTTCACAGTGCTGGTCACTCTCTGCCCTGACTTTACCGCATCCGCTGGTTCGCGTGCTGGTGGCTGAAAGCCTCTATCGGGCATGGAGTATTACCACCAACCACCCCTATCATCGTGAATAGACACGCTGAAGGATGATAGTGTAAACGCGCCGGATGAAATTAAAACGTAACTCTTTCCGTGACTACAGCGCCGAGCAAAAACTTTTTGCCCGTCGTGCTCTTGTGGCTTTTGTCGGTATTCTGCTGCTGACCGGTATTTTGATCGGTAACTTATATCACCTGCAGATCGCGCGTTACAGCGACTACAGTACCCGTTCCAATGCAAATCGCATTAAACTGGTGCCTGTACCGCCGAGCAGAGGCATTATTTTTGATCGCAATGGTACCCCTCTCGCGCTGAACAGAACGATTTACCAGTTAGAGCTAGTCCCCGATAAAGTGGACAACATTGATAAAACTTTTGAGGCACTCCGCCCGATCGTTAATCTCACTGATGAGGATATCGCGGCGTTTCGTGCTGAACGAAAACGCTCACTCCGTTTCAGTTCCATTGCGGTAAAAAGTGCTCTGGATGAGATTCAGGTCGCCCGTTTTGCTGTACACCAATATGCGTTCCCCGGCGTTGAAGTGAAAGGTTATCAGCGCCGTTATTATCCTTATGGTTCTGCGCTGACGCATGTACTTGGCTATGTTTCTAAAATCAACGATCGTGATGTCGAGCGTCTGACAAAAGAGGAAAAATGGCCCAATTACGCAGCCTCGCATGATATCGGCAAGTTAGGCATCGAACGCTATTACGAAGATATGCTGCATGGGAAAACCGGCTATGAAGAGGTTGAAGTCAATAACCGTGGCAGAGTGATTCGCCAGTTACATGAACAACCGCCCCAAGCAGGGCAGGATATTCATCTGACCATCGATCTGAAGCTGCAACAGTATATTGAGACATTGCTGGCTGGCAGCCGTGCCGCCGTCGTGGTGACCGATCCACGCAATGGCGAATTACTGTCTCTTGTGTCGATGCCCAGCTACGATCCTAATCCCTTCGTTGAGGGGATCAGTAGCAAAGCATACAATCAATTGTTGCATGATCCTGACCGGCCGCTAATTAACCGTACCACGCAGGGGGCTTACCCTCCTGCCTCTACCGTCAAGCCTTATGTGGCCGTGTCAGCGCTGACCACCGGAGTAATCACCAAAAACACCTCTCTGTTTGATCCAGGCTGGTGGCAATTGCCTGGCACAGAAAAACGCTTTCGTGACTGGAAACGTCGGGGACATGGTCGCCTCAATGTTACTAAATCTCTCGAAGAGTCAGCCGACACCTTTTTCTATCAGGTTGCCTTTGACATGGGGATTGACCGCCTGTCATTATGGATGAATAAATTTGGCTATGGTCATTCAACAGGTATCGACTTGATTGAAGAGACGCCCGGCAACATGCCAACCCGCGAGTGGAAACTGAAACGTTTCAAAAAACCCTGGTATCAGGGTGACACTATTCCGGTGGGCATAGGCCAGGGGTACTGGACAGCGACGCCTG is a window from the Erwinia sp. genome containing:
- the rsfS gene encoding Ribosomal silencing factor RsfS (ID:JIFNMEKO_02163;~source:Prodigal:2.6), with protein sequence MQGQTLQEFIVDKLDDLKGQQIITIDVRGKSSITDCMVICSGTSSRHIASLADNLIQQSRLVGLKPSGSDSEMAGDWVIVDFGDVIVHVMQEESRLLYELEKLWS
- the mrdA gene encoding Peptidoglycan D,D-transpeptidase MrdA (ID:JIFNMEKO_02165;~source:Prodigal:2.6), translated to MKLKRNSFRDYSAEQKLFARRALVAFVGILLLTGILIGNLYHLQIARYSDYSTRSNANRIKLVPVPPSRGIIFDRNGTPLALNRTIYQLELVPDKVDNIDKTFEALRPIVNLTDEDIAAFRAERKRSLRFSSIAVKSALDEIQVARFAVHQYAFPGVEVKGYQRRYYPYGSALTHVLGYVSKINDRDVERLTKEEKWPNYAASHDIGKLGIERYYEDMLHGKTGYEEVEVNNRGRVIRQLHEQPPQAGQDIHLTIDLKLQQYIETLLAGSRAAVVVTDPRNGELLSLVSMPSYDPNPFVEGISSKAYNQLLHDPDRPLINRTTQGAYPPASTVKPYVAVSALTTGVITKNTSLFDPGWWQLPGTEKRFRDWKRRGHGRLNVTKSLEESADTFFYQVAFDMGIDRLSLWMNKFGYGHSTGIDLIEETPGNMPTREWKLKRFKKPWYQGDTIPVGIGQGYWTATPVQMNKAMMILINDGVVKTPHLLMDRVQDGVKIPYRQEEQPPIADIHSGYWEIAKDGMYGVANRPNGTAHKSFADAPYKIAAKSGTAQVYGLKANETYDASKISELLRDHKLMTAYAPYDNPRVAVTIILENGGAGPTVGTIMRQILDHIMLGDNNTVLPVSDPTPPGYEGE
- the rlmH gene encoding Ribosomal RNA large subunit methyltransferase H (ID:JIFNMEKO_02164;~source:Prodigal:2.6), with translation MKLQLVAVGTKMPEWVKTGFMTYLRRFPKDMPLELTEIPAGKRGKNADIKRILEKEGELMLAAVEKGNRIVTLDIPGQPWETPQLATQLERWKLDGRDVSFLIGGPEGLSPACKAAASQCWSLSALTLPHPLVRVLVAESLYRAWSITTNHPYHRE
- the nadD gene encoding Nicotinate-nucleotide adenylyltransferase (ID:JIFNMEKO_02162;~source:Prodigal:2.6), encoding MTIESPPLYALFGGTFDPIHYGHLVPLETLAVQLKVEKVILLPNNIPPHRPQPQASIAQRIEMIRRAIAGNPLFSVDLREMQRSTPSWTVETLRDLRGEIGSQQPLAFIIGQDSLLSLPSWHQWHKLLDYCHLVVCQRPGYPSVISDPLLESWLEKHRVSCAGSLHTAAAGHIYLAHTPLLAISSTEIRQRLAHGENCHTLLPASVIDFIREQRLYRNPPR